CACAGATGCTGCTAACCAGCTTAAACATGAGTACTCTGCTAGTTTAGCTTGTGGAGAAAATAATCTGATCAGCAAAAACAGTCCGTATATTTTTAAGAAGTACAACCCCATGCAAATGGAGTCTCAGTTAATAAAGTCTCACAATCCATTAAGTAGCAATAACAGGAGTTAATCAGGTTAACTGTGCTTTGGAAAGTAACACTGTTCAAAATATTACCCTGCAAATCCACTACTGCACCGACTGAATATAAGCAAAGATATCAAGAGTGTCCTGCTTACTCAGAATGCCGTTCCATGCGGGCATGCCTTTATCCACTTTACCGTTCAGGACTTTGCCCGCCAGCTTCTCTTTTGAGGCGAACAATTTGTTCAGTTTTTTGGCGATATTGGAAGGCTGGTTTGGCAGGGTCGCCGCCGCAGTACCGTCGCCATGCCCTGAAACACCGTGGCACACCTGACAGTACTGAGTATATTTTGTTTTGCCGTTGCTGATACCAGTCTGAGCGATACCAGCCTGTACATAGCTCGTTGAGGACATCAGTATCAGGCTAATTGCGGCAGTTTTAAAAAGAGACTTCATAGCTTCACTTTCACTTATTCTGTTATTGATGATTAGCATGGTAGTGAGACTGGCGTGGATAAAATGTGAAGCTATCTCCGTATGATTATCAGCTAATGTTGGCGGTAATACTCTTCATGAGCCAGCTTTTGAAATTCTCCCTGTCTGGCC
This is a stretch of genomic DNA from Vibrio sp. SCSIO 43137. It encodes these proteins:
- a CDS encoding c-type cytochrome; translated protein: MKSLFKTAAISLILMSSTSYVQAGIAQTGISNGKTKYTQYCQVCHGVSGHGDGTAAATLPNQPSNIAKKLNKLFASKEKLAGKVLNGKVDKGMPAWNGILSKQDTLDIFAYIQSVQ